Below is a window of Halolamina sp. CBA1230 DNA.
TCAACTACCCGAGCTCCGCATCGGGGTATGCACGACAGACACCAGCAGCTGGTCCGATCCGTCCGCGACCAGGCTGGCGAGACTCCGTTCTGCGTTCGCGTACGAATCACCCTGGATCCCGGCACGGAACCGCTCGGGTCACACGGTGTGAGAGCGTGCCCGTCGAGTAGCGGTCAAGCCGGCGGGAACAGGAGGTTCCAGTACTGGAGCTGCCAGCAGACCCCGACCAGCGACGCGGCGACCAGCGTGTAGCGGGCCCGCTCGAACCGGCTCTCCTCGCCCGCGAGCCACAGCGCCGCGGCGTAGCCCACGGCCACGACGGCGCCGACCAGCCCCAGCAGCGGCCCGGCGAACAGCAGCCGGAACGTGAGCGGCGGGTCCGAGATCGTGAGGTACGGCGCCGTCATCAGGTGGATGACCATCAGCACGACGCCGCCGATCGTCGCAGTGCCTGCGATCTCGGTGACGGAACGCGCCTGCTCCAGGCGCGTGCCGAGCAGCGTCGCCCACGCGTCCTCGCGGTCGCCGGCCAGGGCGGCACGGCCGCGTTCGTACAGCGACCGTCCCGACCAGCCGACATCGGCGGAGAGCAGTCCCAGGAACGTACAGAGCAGGAACACGCCGTGGGCGGTGAGGTTGTCGACGGTGTCGACGCGGCCGTACGCGGTGGGGCTGCCGCCGCTGAACAGGTACTCGATCCCGCCGTCCCCCTCGCCGAACGCGAGCCGTTCGCCGCCGTCCTCGTGTTCGAACACGAGCGGCTCGATCTCGATCCAGCGGTTCGTGCCGCCGCCGGTGTCGGTGAGCAGCGCGCCGTCGTCGGCGACGCTGACCGTGATCGTCGGCGCGTTCAGTACCGAGGTCGCGCGGTCGTGCCAGGTGTAGGAGTGATCGAGTGCGCGGTAGGTGCCGCCGAGTTCGTCGGCTCGCGTCGGCGTCCCCTCGGGCGAGAGCGACGCCGACTCGGCGTCGGCCAGCAGCTCGTCGAGCACGCCGTCGATCACGTCGCCCGCGGCTGCCTGCCCGTTCGAGGCGTTGAACGAGACGAACAGCCCGAACTCCTGCTCGGGAACGAGCACGAAGTGGCTGTAGAACGACGGCGTCCCGCCGTTGTGCCAGAGCGTCCGCGTCCCTTCGCGGGTGTCCTCGATCAGCCCGAACCCCATCCCGTCGAGGCGGTCGTGGTGGGTCGCCCACTGCTCGTGCATCGCGGACACCGTGCCCGGTTCGAGCACCTGTTCGCCGCCGACTGCGCCGTCGTGCAGATGGAGTTCGAGGAACCGGGCCATGTCGTCGGCGGTCGCCGACAGCGAGCCCGCGGGCCGGAGGCCGACCAGCGGGAACTCGTCGGGGCCGGACGCCCCGCCCGAACCGTGACCGCTGGCGTGCCCGTCCGCGACCGCCTCCGGCAACGGCTGTCGGAAGCTGCTCCCCGTCATCCCCGCGGGATCGAGGAGTTCGGCCTCGATCGCACGGGCGAACGGCTGGTCGGCCGTCGCCAACGCCTGCCCCGCCAGCGCGTAGCCGAAGTTCGAGTACGCGCCGACGGTGCCGGGGGCGCGAACCTGCGCCTGTGGCTCCTCGCGGAGGTACGCCGCCAGCGGCCGCAGGCTCTCGGCGCCGGGCAGCCACAGCCCGCGGTTCGAGGACTCGAAGCCGCCGCGGTGGGTGATCAGCTCCGCGAGCGTGGCCGACCGCTCGGGCGCCATCGCGGCGTCGACCGACTCGGCGATCGGCGCTTCGGGGTCGATCTCGCCGCGCTGCGCGCGGTTCATCAGCGCCGTCGCCGTGACCGACTTCGAGACGGAGCCGACACGGAACGCGGTCCTCGCGGGGTCGACCTCGTCCCCGGACTCCCGGTCGGCGACGCCGTACCCCCGGGTGATCGTCTCGTCGCCGTCGACCACCGCGACGGTGGCGCCGGGGACGTCGTGCTCGTCGAGGCTCGCGGGGACCAGTTCGTCGAGTGTCGATCCGATCTCGGTCTGGACTGCCGCCGCGGGTGGGGACCCGCCGTCGGCCGTCGCCGTGGGGACGCCGGCGGCGGCAGCAGCAGTGCTCGCACCGACGCCGGCGATGAACCGGCGGCGGGAGAGGGCTCGCTTCACGGGCGGGTCGTGTTGGCCCGACGAGAAATAGTTCCCGCTCGAACGGCCCGGTCGTCAGCGCCGCCAGTACAGCGCTGGCCCGAGAACCAGATACGCCAGCGCGACGTACAGCAGGCCGAACGCGAACCCGCGGCCGTAGAGGCCGGGCAGCAGGACGGCGCCGGCCTGCACCACACCCATCACGAGCGCGTCCTGAGCGTGCAGGTCCGGGTACACCACGTCACACAGCATCAGCGGCGTCAGGACGGCCGCGAGCGCGAGCAGGAACCCGGCGTCGTGAAACCCCATCAGGACGGTGTCGGCACCGCGGTAGCCCGTGAGCACGATGGCGCCGAAGATCGTCGCCGCGAGCGTCGTCGGGACGCCGACGGTCTCGTCGCTGTCGGTGTCGTAGGCGGTGTACAGCCCCAGCCTGGTGACCGCGGCGGCGACGTACAGCGCTGGCACGATGACCCCGGCCAGCGCGAGCAGTCCTTCGGTCGAAACGCCGGAGAGCAGGGTGGCTGGCGTTCCCCACTCCTGTCGCGTCACGACGGCGACGAGCGCCGCGGGGGCGACGCCGAAGGTGGCCACGTCGGCGAGCGAGTCGAGGTACGGACCGGCCTCGGTGCCGCCGTACTTCCGGGCGACGACGCCGTCGAGCCCGTCCGCGATGGCGCCCAGCAGCACGAGTCGTGCCGCGAGGCCGATGTCGACGGTCGCGGCGACGACCGCGAGAAAGCCCAGCGCGGCGTTCCCCACGGTGACGACGTCGGCTGGGCCGAGGCGGCCGAGGAACCGCGAGCGCATGACCGACCCGTCGAACGGCGGCGGTTTACGTGTTTACCTTCCGAGCCGGGGACCGAATCACGCCGCCTAAATCGTTCGACGCCCAACGCCGGCGTATGGACCGCCGACGCTATCTCGCTGCCGCGGGAACCGCCGTTGCGGCGGGTCTCGGGGGCTGTCTCGGGCTGACGCGGGGCGACAACACCGAGTTCGACGTGGGGATGCGCCCCACCTCCTTCGACCCGCCGACGATCACCGTCGCCGTCGGCGAGGAACTCGTCTGGGAGAACACGGGCACCCGCGACCACACGGTCACCGCCTACGAGGAGTCGCTGCCCGACGGCGCCGCGTACTTCGCCTCCGGCGGCTACGAGAGCGAGGCGACCGCCCGCGAGGCGTGGAGCAACGGCGCCGGCGGCGCGCTGAGCAACGGCGAGCAGTTCAGCTACACGTTCGAGATCCCCGGCGAGTACGAGTACTTCTGTATCCCCCACGAGAGCGGCGGGATGGTCGGGACCGTGATCGTCGAGGACCGCACGCCGACGGCGACGCCGGAGGAGTAGCCCGAACCGGCGACGTCGCTGGCGCGGTCGAAAAAGACGAAAAGCGCGTGAATCCGCCGTTCGTGGCCGGCCGGTGACAGCCGGCGTCGATGGGGATTACTCGATGTCGGCTTCCTCTTCCTCGACGTCCACGGAAGCCTCCTCCTCGGCCGCGACCTCCTCGGGTCGGGCTTCGAGGGTGAGCTTCTGGACCTCGACGCGGCGCAGCGGGTAGATCTCCTTGGCCTCGCCGTAGATGGCGGAGGAGACCCGCCCCTCGACGACGCTGTCGACCAGCTGTTCGAACGTTCGCTCCTCGGCGGCCTCCTCGACGATGTCGACCATCTCCGAGCGGATCGCCTTCTCCTGGGAGCGGTCGGCCTTCTGGGTCGTCAGCGCCACGGGCTGGATCTTGACGCGGTAGTCGTCCGTCGTCAGCAGCGTGACGGTGTCGGCGACCTTCGAGGCGCCGCGGCGCACCAGCGAGCGCAGGTAGTCCCGCGTGAGCTCGTACTTGATGAACTCGGTGTAGGCGGCGTCGCTGCCCACGTCGTCGATCTTGAACGTGAGCTTGCTGTTGTTCTGTCCCTGGTCGCCCTCCATCTCGCCCAGCGTGGTCTCGATGGTTCGGCCGACGACCTGGTTCGGTTCCTCCGCGACGGTCTCACCGAGTTCGGCCCGGTCGAACTGCTCGGGCGCGAGCACGGTGTACCATCGTTTGCCTTCGATCTTGGTGGATGTCTCGCTCATGGTTGAGTGGTGTCCCGAGCCGTCCCGCAGACGGCGTCGGCGACGGTGAGGTTGACGACGTAGTCGTCGACGGAGGCGGCCAGCCCGCCGGCGTCCTCGCGGACGATGGCGGTCCGGACCGTGTCGCCGTCGACGGTCGTCGTCATCGTGTCGGTGTTGTCGGGAGCGAGCGCGGCGGCCACGACACCCGCGTCGTCGTGGGTGGTGGCGATCGTCGCCTCGTGGGTCGCCTCGCTCATAGCGCCTCCCGGAACGCGTCCGTGAACTGTTCGGTGTCGGTGTCGAAGCGCGCCCAGCCAGTGTCGTCCGTGCCGTGGCCCGTGCCGTCGACCGCGTTCGCGGCGGCCGTGACGGCGTCGCCGACCCCCGACTCGCCCGCGGCGGCCGCGGCACCCTCGGTGAGGGCCAGCGCGACGGGTTCGGGCGAGCGGAACGCCCGCGCGAGGCGGGCGACCGCCGGCAGCACGTCGGCGTCGGCCTCGGTCTCGAGAACCCAGACGCCGTGGTGGCGGCGGGTCTCGGCCGACCGCAGTTGGCCGTGGACCGCCGCGCCGTACTTGCGCCAGGCCGCGAGCGCGGCGTCGGTCGCGTCGCCGGACCGCTCGCCCAGCGCCAGCGAGACGCCGGCTGCGGGGGCGGTGCGGGCGACGGCGTCCAGCACGTCGGCGTAGCCGCCGAGCGTGCGGAACGGCGCGTCGGGCGTGACGTACGGGCGGAGCGCGCGCTCGATCTCGGTCGCGGCGCGCTCGGTCGCCCCCTCGGCGGTCACGGTGTCGACGGTGACCAGCGAGGCGAACCGGCGGTCGAACTCCTCGCCGCTGCCGGCATCGTCGCCGGCAGCGTGTGAGCCGACTGCACCGGCATCGTCGCCGGCAGCGTGTGAGCCGACTGCACCGGCATCGTCGCCGGCAGCGTGTGAGCCCGTCGCGTCGTCGCCGGCGTCGAGTTCGGCGACCAGCGCGGCCGCCGCGTCCTCGTCACCCGAGAACGGGCCGTGCAGTAGCGTCGACGCCGCGAGCCCGGTCGGCACGTCGTCGGTCGGGAGCGCCAGTCCGGGCTCGCGATCGATCAGCCCCGACTCCTGTGCGGCGTCGAGCGCCGTGTCGGCGGTCCGGACCGTCTCGCCCGCGGCGATCGTGCCGGCGAGGGCGAGGATCGGGTCCGGATCGGCGCCGAGGTGACGAGCCAGCGCGAACGCAGCGGGGCTCGCCGGGTGGTCGAGGCTCGCATCCCCGTCGACGGCGGTCGGTCCGACGGCGACGGTGACGGCGTCCTCGGTGTCGACGCCCGCCTCGTCGTCGAGGCGGAGCTGGAACGGGGTGTCGGTCTCGGCACACGCCCGGGCAAGGAGGCCGGCAGCCGCGAGGCTGTCGCCGTCGCTGGCGGCGGCGACCCGAACGAAGGGTGCCCCCGACAGGGTCTCGGCGAGTGGCTCCTCGATTTGGCGCGCGCTCGACATCTACTCCTCGAGCAGCTCCTCGGCGTCCTCGGAGTTGTACTCGAACTCCTCGTCGAGTTCGTCGCCCTGGTAGTAGTTGACCAGGCGACGGATCTTGGACTCGGTGTTCTGCAGGGCGCGCTTGTTCTGGGCGTCCTGCGGGTTCCGGTCCATATGCTTGCGCAGGCGGACTGCGCGCTCCATCAGGTTCCGCAGATCCTCGGGGATGTCCGCGTCGGCGTCGTTCTCCTCGAGGATCTCGGTGACTTTCTTCCCGGTCGCCAGCTTGACGTCCGGGATGGGCGTGCCTTTCACGCCCTCGTCGCGCAGCTTCAGGCCGATCTGACTGGGGTCGTGGCCCTGCTCCGCGAGTTCGACGACGCGGGCTTCGATCTCCTCCGCGTCGACGTCGCTCCACTCCGGCGGCTCGTCTGCCGCGGGGGCGTCCGAACCGGACGACCCGCGGCGGCGTGTGTGCATTCGTGCCATTGTCTGAGTTGGAACGGCACTGACCGCGAAAAGACCGACTCCACGTCGGTACACTTCCGCAATCCCGAGCTCGGCCGGTCCGAGCGAGTCAGATTTGCGGCCGTGCTGTTCCCAACGGGGAGTGGCCGTCGAGGGGCTTAATGGCTTTGTATCCGCGCCGACATCGGTGTGGACCTCCCCCACGCCGCCCGGCCATCGAAGCCCTTAATAACCGGACCGCGGTACGAAGGAGTGCAGCGAGGGCTCGTAGATCAGTGGTAGATCATCCCCCTGGCACGGGGAAGGCCCGGGGTTCAAATCCCCGCGAGTCCACTCGAATTTTACCGGCATGCGGAGGGTTCGACAGGCAACAGTAGCGACGCTTTCGCTACCGTTTTCGGCACTTCTGGCTCAGAGCGCCGTCCATCTCAGAAAGGATTTGCACTGCATCCGGAGGGCGGGTCGACGCCCTGCCGGGGTGCGCGACAGGGGACGACCAGTAGGACGGTGCGGACGCACCGCCGTCTGCGGCCGAACGGGGGGCACGATGACGCCTCTCGAAACCGAGGCGTCCCATTCGGAGTGCCAGCACTGCGGCGCACACGTGAGTGCGGACTTCCGACAGGCTTTCGGAGGTTCCTCGAACGTCGCACTGCTGTCTCGTTGCGATAGCCGACCACGTATTCAGTCAGGAACTGCCGTGGGAGTTGCAGTCGATTGTCCCGATTCCAACGAACAAGAAAAACGAAACCGCGAACCTCGCGTCGCGGCAACTGACGTGAGCGGACTACCAACTTACTCTTCCTGGGAACTTCGTGGCGTTTTGATGGGGTTATCCCCATACGTTTATGATGGTGGGGAACAGTCCATCATACGTCGATGGGTGCTCGGGTCATACGAGATTTCACGAATACCTTCGACGGTTATGTCGAACGACAGACCATCGTCACGACGGATGACCCAGCGTACCCGTCCGGCTACAAGTACTCGCTGCACTTCGGAACGCTCGACGGCGAACCATACTTCGGTACGACAACTCCCACGAGGACACGAAAGGGCACGAGCGCCATACTGCCGATGAGGTAGAAGAAATCGATTTCCCCGGAATGATCGAACTCCTCGAACGGTTCGAGGAGGAAGTCACCGAACACAGTGCTTGAACGCCACCTTCAAACCGATGACCGACACTGAACCCACCCCCGACCGAACGCTTCACGTGTACGTGGGCGAGGAGAATCGACTCCGTGAACAGACGAAGGAGATGCTGAGGGCTGCCGAAGCCGGTGAGGAACCCGAGGACGTCGGCCCAACCCACGTGCTCAATTTCGAGTCAGAGGCCGAACTCGCGCGGCTCTTGAGTCCAGCGAACCTCGCGCTCCTCCGGGCAATTCGCCAGCACGAACCCGAGAGCATGCGTGACGCTGCGGAGATCGTCGACCGAGACTTCAAAGAGGTACACCGGAACCTCACGGAACTCTCCGAACTCGGTGTGATCGAACTGGTCGACGACGGTCGCTCGAAGCGGCCCGTCGCACAGTACGACGACATCGAGGTCCACTACTCGCTCGTCAGCGACGACGTATCGACCGAACAGGCTGGCGCGTAGTGGAGCTTGCGAGATCTGACAGTCTCCACTTCTCAGTCGATTTCCCACGTGATTACTGCACCTCGTCGATAGCCGCAGGCAGACTTCGGCGAGTTCCTGTGGTGGCAGTCGTTCGGCGAGGAACTCCAGTGCCCGGCGCTTCGCCCGGTGGTCGGCGTCGACGAGCCGACACCCGTCCAGTTTTGGGGCGGCGAGGAGGCCCTGAGCACGTCTAGGAGGAGTTCTTCGTCGGAGTCGTCGACGATGGACTCGTGAACGAAGGGCGAAATCGACGGGCGGACGGACAGCTACTCGCTGCCCCCGCTCCGGCCACCGGGAACTATACTCCCACCACCCCATCCGCCCCTATGACCCTCGCGGACCCCGACCTCTCGAACTCCACAGCGTTCATCACCGGAACGACCCGCGGCATCGGCAAACAGCTCGCGCTCGCACTCGCCGACCACGGCTGCAACGTCGTCTCGACCGGTAAGACGACCGACGACGACGACACCGAACTCGAAGGATCGATCGAGCAGACGGCCCGCGAGGTGCGCGAGCGCGGGCCCGAGGCGCTCGCGCTCGAACTCGACCTCCGCGACGAGGACCGCGTCGAGGAAGTCGTCGACGAGGCGATCGACCAGTTCGGCGAGATCGATATCGTGATCAACAACGCCAGCGCGATCCAGTTGGCGAACGTCGCCGACCTGCCGGCCGACCGGTTCGACCTCCTGACCGACGTGAACGTCCGCGGGACACACGTCGTCGCCCACGCGTTCGCCGATCACCTCGCCGACCAAGACGGGGCGTGGCTGCTGTCGAACTCGCCACCGGTCGTGACCGACCGCTCGCCGGGGAAAGCACCCTACGCGTGGTCGAAGCTCGGCATGTCGTTCATCACGCTCTCGCTCGCCGAGGAGTTAGCCAGCGACGACGTGGGCTGTAACACGTTCTGGCCGGTGACGACGATCGACACGCGTGCGACCCGTTACTTCGGTCTCGGCACCGAGGACGACTGGCGCACCCCCGACATAGTCGCCGACGCGGTGCTCGAAATCCTCGATCGCGATCCGGCGGAGTGTACGGGCAACAGCTTCTACGACGAAGCACTGCTCCGCGAGGCCGGCGTCACCGACTTCTCCGAGTACAACGTCACCGACGGCGACCCGGCGCCGATGTCGGCGCGGATGTTCGACCCCGAGTTCGAGCGCGAGGCGTAACCCCTCCATCACCTTACAGAAACCTCGTTCTGACACCTTTTTCGTCCCCCGCCGTCCAGCACCACCCCATGGACGACCGTATCCAGCGACATGCCGAGATCCTCGTCGACCACTGTACCGACGTCTCTGCCGGCGAGAACGTCGCCGTCACCGGCCCGCCCGTGGCCGAGGAGCTCGTGATCGCCGTCGCCGAGAAGCTGGGCGAGGTGGGCGCGAGCGCGTCGATCCGGCTCTCGAGCGAGCGCGCGAGCCGGGCGTACCGGCGCGCGATCGACCCCGACGACGTCGAGCTCGCGGAGCACACCCTCGCGATGGCCGAGGAGACCGACGCCTCGATCGGCATCCGCGGCTCGACCAACACCCACGAGACCGGCGACGTCGATCCCGAGACGAACACCGCCTTCGCGGCCGCCAACAAGCCCATCCAGGAGGCGACGATGGAGACCCGCTGGTGTGCGACCGCGTTCCCTGCCCCGGGCAACGCCCAGGACGCCGAGATGTCCACCGCCGCCTACGAGGAGTTCGTCTGGTCGGCCATCGACAAGGACTGGGAACAGCAGCGCGAGTTCCAGGCCCAGATGGTCGAGATCCTCGACGACGCCAGCGAGGTCCGGATCGTCTCCGGCGACACGACCGACGTGACGATGCGCGTCGACGGGATGATCACCGAGAACGACTACGGCGAGAAGAACATGCCCGGCGGCGAGGTGTACACCGCCCCCGTCAAGGACAGCGTCGAGGGCGAGGTGCTGTTCGACAAGCCGCTGATGGCGCAGGGCCGCGAGGTGGAGGGCGTCCGGCTCACCTTCGAGGACGGGGAGGTCGTCGACCACGCCGCCGAGAAGAACGAGGAGGTGCTGACGGAAGTGCTGAACACCGACGACGGCGCGCGCTATCTGGGTGAACTCGGCATCGGGATGAACCGCGACATCGACCGGTTCACCTACAACATGCTGTTCGACGAGAAGATGGGTGACACCGTCCACATGGCGATCGGCCGCGCCTACGAGTGGACCGTCCCCGAGGACCGCGAGCGCAACGACAGCGCGGTCCACATGGACATGATCGTCGACATGAGCGAGGACTCGCGCATCGAGGTCGACGGCGAGGTCGTCCAGGAGGACGGCACGTTCGTCTTCGAGGAGTAGCTGCGACGCCAGCCCGACCCCCGCAGGCGGCCGGGGAGCCGGCGTTCGTCACTCGGCCAGGAACGCCCGTACCAGCGCCGCCTCCGCCTTCCGGAGGTGTGCCCCCGCCGTCGACGACGAGCAGCCGAGTTCGTCAGCCACGTCCGCGACGGTTCCCGTCCGCGGGACGTCGTAGTACCCAACCCGCTCCGCCACCCGGACCGCCTCGCGCTGTCTGTCGGTCAACCCAACGCCTGCGAGCCGACGGCCGCCCGCGTAGGGGCCGAGGCGCCTGATCTCGACGTCGATGGGGTCGGGGACGGCCGCCAGCGCCTCGCGGAGCTGGTCCGTCGGCCCGACGACGCCGAGCGAGAGGCGCCCGCCTGAGCGGTAGACCGCCGGCGGGACCGCAAGGAACTCCGTCTCGGTGAACGCGTCGAGGAACGCCTCGAGTGACCCGCCCAGCGACTCGTGGGCCTTGAGGTAGAACCCATCCTCGCCCGGGGCGGTCTCGACCCGGCCGATCGAGTCGACCGAGCGCAGGCGGTCGAGGTACGGCTCCCGCGGCGCCGTCACCCGAAACAGCGTCACCAGCGTCCCGTCGGGCAGGCGCCGCCACGTCAGGAGCTCCGAGCGCCAGCCCTCCCCCTCGTCGAGGAACGCGTGCATCGGGTGCCGGAACGACGGCGGGAACTCGAACCGGACGTGGACGTACTGCACGGGTCGATCTACGGCACGGAGTACTTGAATACACGGATAGATCCGTGCCAACGGTGAGTTGTCCGGCTGCCCAACCCACCGGTATGAGCGAGCCGACTCAGCCCGCCCCCGACGAGTCGCCCGGACAGCCGGACGGCGATGAACTTCCGCGCCCGCCGGGGCCGGACGGCCTTCCGGTGTTCGGCAACGTCCACACGCTCGCGGACGACGCCTTCGCGTTCTACGAACGGCTCTCGAGCGAGTACGGCGGCGTCGCCAGGTACGACGTGTTCGGCACCGAAGCCTACCTCCTCACCGACCCCGAGGCCGTTCGGCGGGTGCTGGTCGACGACCACGGGCGCTACGTCAAGGGGGCGATGCCCCAGGAGCAGCTCGGGAGCCTGCTGGGCGAGGGGCTGTTCCTCGCGGAGGGCGAGCAGTGGCGGGGCCAGCGGGACGCGGTCCGGTCGGCGTTCTTCCGCGAGCGGATCGAGGCGTACGGCGACTCGATGGTCAACCACGCCAGAGCGACCGCCGACGGGTGGGACGACGGCGAGATCGTCGACGTTCACGAAGCCGCCACCGACTACGCGTTCGCCGTGCTGGCCGAGAGCCTCCTCGGCGACGACGTCGACGCCGCCCGCGGTACGGCCCGTGCTGCCGCCGAGAGCATCACCGAGCGGTTCGACACCTCGCGGCTGAGCTCGTTCCTCCCGGACTGGGTGCCGACGCCGACGCGGCGGCGCTACCACCGCCGCATCGACGCGCTCCGGGGGACGATCCGCGATCTGGTCGCCGAAAGACGAGCCGCGGGCCCAGCCGCGACCCCGGCCGACGCTGACGACCTGCTCGGCACGCTCGTCGCCGCCGCGGAGATCGGTGCGATCGACGAGGACGAACTGGTGGATAACGCCGTCACCTTCCTGTTCGCCGGCCACGAGACCAGCGCGCTCGGGCTGACGTACACGCTCTACTGTCTCGCCGGCCAGCCGGCGGTACAGGACCGTGTTCGGACGGAGGTGGCCGCGCTCGACGGCGGTGTCACGCCATCGGTGGTCCGGGACTGTCCGACGCTCACAGCGGCCGTCGACGAGGCGCTCCGGCTCTACCCGCCGGTCCACACGTTCTTCCGGGAGCCGACCGAGCCCGTCACCCTCGGCGGCTACCGGATCCCGGCCGGCGTCGTGCTCAACCTCTCGCCGTGGACGGTCCACCACGACGAGCAGTGGTGGGACGACCCCGGTTGCTACCGCCCCGACCGCTGGCTCCGAGAGACCGCCGACGGCACGGTCCGCGGCGACGACACCGCCGGTCCCGCGGTCGGCCAGCGGCCGGAGTACGCCTACTTCCCGTTCGGCGGCGGCCCGCGACACTGTATCGGGATGCGGTTCGCCCGGCAGGAGCTCCGGCTCGCGACGGCGACGCTGCTCCGGCGGTTCGAACTCGACCGTGTCACCGAGGCGCTGTCGCTGCAGGCGAGCGCGAACACCCGTCCCGCGGAGCCGGTCCGACTGCGTGTTCGGGCGCGCGAGAGGTAAGCGTGAACTACTAATACATCATCGAGCCTACTACTTCGCGTATGACCCTGCAACCCTTCGGTCGTCGCGTCGCTGCCGTCGCCGTCGTCACCGTGGTGCTCCTCTCGTCGCTCAGTGGCGTCGCTGCCGCGCAGTCGACCGGCCAGTTCGGCGACACTATCGTCGTCGGGGAGGATGAGACCGTCGACGGCATCGACGGCGTGGCCGGGACGATCGTCGTTCGAGGGACCGTAACCGGCGACGTCGCCGGCACCGCCGGCACCATCCGGATCACGGAGACCGGCACCGTCGAGGGTGACCTCCAGGCTGCTGGCGGGAGCGTGATCGTCGCCGGGACCGTCGAGGGCGACGTGCAGATCGGGGCAGGCTCGTTCGATCTGACGGACACCGGCCGGATCGGCGGGAGCCTCGACGTCGGTGCGGGCGCGGTCACTGTCGACGGCGCGGTCGCGGAGGACGTCCGCGCGGCCGGGA
It encodes the following:
- a CDS encoding cytochrome P450, producing MSEPTQPAPDESPGQPDGDELPRPPGPDGLPVFGNVHTLADDAFAFYERLSSEYGGVARYDVFGTEAYLLTDPEAVRRVLVDDHGRYVKGAMPQEQLGSLLGEGLFLAEGEQWRGQRDAVRSAFFRERIEAYGDSMVNHARATADGWDDGEIVDVHEAATDYAFAVLAESLLGDDVDAARGTARAAAESITERFDTSRLSSFLPDWVPTPTRRRYHRRIDALRGTIRDLVAERRAAGPAATPADADDLLGTLVAAAEIGAIDEDELVDNAVTFLFAGHETSALGLTYTLYCLAGQPAVQDRVRTEVAALDGGVTPSVVRDCPTLTAAVDEALRLYPPVHTFFREPTEPVTLGGYRIPAGVVLNLSPWTVHHDEQWWDDPGCYRPDRWLRETADGTVRGDDTAGPAVGQRPEYAYFPFGGGPRHCIGMRFARQELRLATATLLRRFELDRVTEALSLQASANTRPAEPVRLRVRARER